A genomic stretch from Acropora palmata chromosome 13, jaAcrPala1.3, whole genome shotgun sequence includes:
- the LOC141864459 gene encoding uncharacterized protein LOC141864459 isoform X2, which produces MSSSVPPMEFEISHFLNEWANISSARPRHASKTQEGAFTFPARVKLFSPSTIHVIHLSRIQSLSGLFRQTFSGCRTLVNLLGITAMSVLVWGSACFRGSVSGDKTRCNCKPGPPPQKKKTEKACSSLSQSNDPEHDYKKLYMKLLQCHEPVAKAFQQLQMQNEDLVAELEEKHQKSDALNCDSRKIADLLKTKGNSY; this is translated from the exons ATGTCATCTTCGGTCCCACCAATGGAGTTCGAGATTTCACATTTCTTAAATGAATGGGCAAACATCTCATCGGCAAGACCACGCCATGCCTCTAAAACCCAGGAAGGTGCCTTTACATTTCCTGCCAGAGTAAAGCTTTTCTCTCCCTCAACTATCCATGTCATCCATCTTTCTCGCATACAGTCTTTGAGTGGCTTATTTAGGCAGACATTTAGTGGCTGTAGGACACTGGTTAATCTGCTGGGTATCACTGCGATGTCTGTGTTGGTCTGGGGGAGCGCTTGTTTCAGAGGGTCTGTAAG TGGTGACAAAACAAGATGCAATTGCAAACCAGGGCCTCCTccgcaaaagaaaaagacagagaaagCCTGCAGCTCACTATCGCAGAGCAACGATCCAGAGCACGACTACAAGAAGCTGTATATGAAGCTTCTTCAATGCCATGAACCAGTCGCAAAGGCTTTCCAGCAACTGCAAATGCAGAACGAGGACCTGGTAGCTGAGTTGGaggaaaaacatcaaaaaaGTGACGCACTAAACTGCGATTCCCGGAAAATTGCCGACCTTTTGAAAACCAAAGGTAACAGTTATTGA
- the LOC141864459 gene encoding uncharacterized protein LOC141864459 isoform X1 gives MHGWKLSRMSSSVPPMEFEISHFLNEWANISSARPRHASKTQEGAFTFPARVKLFSPSTIHVIHLSRIQSLSGLFRQTFSGCRTLVNLLGITAMSVLVWGSACFRGSVSGDKTRCNCKPGPPPQKKKTEKACSSLSQSNDPEHDYKKLYMKLLQCHEPVAKAFQQLQMQNEDLVAELEEKHQKSDALNCDSRKIADLLKTKGNSY, from the exons AATGTCATCTTCGGTCCCACCAATGGAGTTCGAGATTTCACATTTCTTAAATGAATGGGCAAACATCTCATCGGCAAGACCACGCCATGCCTCTAAAACCCAGGAAGGTGCCTTTACATTTCCTGCCAGAGTAAAGCTTTTCTCTCCCTCAACTATCCATGTCATCCATCTTTCTCGCATACAGTCTTTGAGTGGCTTATTTAGGCAGACATTTAGTGGCTGTAGGACACTGGTTAATCTGCTGGGTATCACTGCGATGTCTGTGTTGGTCTGGGGGAGCGCTTGTTTCAGAGGGTCTGTAAG TGGTGACAAAACAAGATGCAATTGCAAACCAGGGCCTCCTccgcaaaagaaaaagacagagaaagCCTGCAGCTCACTATCGCAGAGCAACGATCCAGAGCACGACTACAAGAAGCTGTATATGAAGCTTCTTCAATGCCATGAACCAGTCGCAAAGGCTTTCCAGCAACTGCAAATGCAGAACGAGGACCTGGTAGCTGAGTTGGaggaaaaacatcaaaaaaGTGACGCACTAAACTGCGATTCCCGGAAAATTGCCGACCTTTTGAAAACCAAAGGTAACAGTTATTGA